Proteins from a genomic interval of Stigmatopora nigra isolate UIUO_SnigA chromosome 19, RoL_Snig_1.1, whole genome shotgun sequence:
- the zbtb20 gene encoding zinc finger and BTB domain-containing protein 20 — protein sequence MTERIHNINLHNFSNSVLETLNEQRNRGHFCDVTVRIHGSMLRAHRCVLAAGSPFFQDKLLLGYSDIEIPSVVSVQSIQKLIDFMYSGILRVSQSEALQILTAASILQIKTVIDECTRIVSQNVGLAGPGGFPVISGDSGQDTPRGTPESGTSGPSSDAESGCMQTSSQQNADRQYTYPYSGLSNGTRERSLYINPLASNYDPSAGAQKDQQSQDPPWMNRIQERSQQVDRFMSQAESTHCRKQPRPVRLQPGGVHIKQEAEDEYGCFDGVSDCQVENDHVVGMVSESKVESIDSGVSSSISTEPDAAEQQPYLSYNREVGGEGQQGEGGPMQIEVNDSSPEQAQEPDEVDHGHIINDGLMMQSLTNPIMSQSLAGATHYLRQVESHTSNLRMAHAVTSNSQVIGGAAGGTFLPTLFPPQPTRDSKSFIYLPGQQTSQYVGVPPNALPSFPNAMGVPPVSSQQQQAMGQGEKKPYSCTLCCKTFTAKQNYVKHMFVHTGEKPHQCSICWRSFSLKDYLIKHMVTHTGVRAYQCSICNKRFTQKSSLNVHMRLHRGEKSYECVICKKKFSHKTLLERHMALHSTGSAIVGLTGAGGPPGPVSIPITLPMAVPEPGAGVVALAMPVSGGAGEGPVVGTGVGVAAEAGCQEGTTYMCSVCPVKFDQMEHFNDHMRMHVSDG from the exons ATGACCGAGCGCATTCATAACATCAATCTCCACAACTTCAGCAATTCTGTACTTGAGACCCTCAACGAGCAGCGCAACCGTGGGCACTTTTGTGATGTGACTGTTCGGATCCATGGAAGTATGCTGCGAGCTCACCGCTGCGTGCTGGCTGCTGGAAGCCCCTTCTTTCAGGACAAGCTGCTTTTGGGCTACAGCGACATCGAGATCCCCTCGGTGGTCTCGGTACAATCCATCCAAAAGTTGATTGACTTTATGTACAGCGGGATTCTGCGAGTTTCTCAGTCTGAGGCCCTGCAGATCCTAACTGCCGCCAGCATCTTGCAGATCAAGACCGTCATCGATGAGTGCACTCGCATCGTATCGCAGAATGTGGGCCTGGCGGGCCCGGGAGGCTTCCCCGTCATATCCGGAGACTCCGGTCAGGACACCCCCCGCGGCACGCCGGAGTCCGGCACTTCCGGGCCGAGCAGCGACGCAGAGTCGGGCTGTATGCAAACGTCCTCGCAGCAGAATGCCGATCGACAGTACACCTATCCCTACTCTGGCCTGTCCAACGGCACCCGCGAGCGCTCCCTTTACATCAACCCCTTGGCCAGCAATTACGATCCGAGTGCCGGCGCTCAGAAAGACCAGCAGTCGCAGGATCCCCCGTGGATGAACCGCATCCAGGAGAGGTCCCAGCAGGTGGATCGCTTCATGTCCCAGGCCGAGTCCACGCACTGCCGTAAGCAGCCCCGACCGGTGCGCCTGCAGCCGGGCGGCGTTCACATCAAGCAGGAGGCCGAAGACGAATACGGCTGCTTCGACGGCGTGAGCGACTGCCAAGTGGAAAACGACCACGTCGTGGGTATGGTGAGCGAGTCCAAGGTAGAAAGCATTGACTCCGGCGTCAGCTCTTCCATCAGCACCGAGCCGGATGCCGCGGAGCAGCAGCCATACTTGAGCTACAACCGGGAAGTGGGCGGCGAAGGCCAGCAAGGGGAAGGCGGGCCGATGCAGATCGAGGTCAACGACTCGTCCCCGGAGCAAGCGCAGGAGCCCGACGAGGTCGACCACGGCCACATCATCAACGATGGTCTCATGATGCAGTCCCTGACCAACCCTATCATGTCCCAGTCCCTGGCCGGCGCTACACACTACCTGCGGCAGGTGGAATCCCACACCAGCAATCTCCGGATGGCGCACGCAGTGACCAGCAATTCCCAAGTGATCGGCGGCGCCGCCGGGGGCACCTTCTTACCCACGCTCTTCCCCCCGCAGCCGACCAGAGATAGCAAGTCGTTCATTTACCTTCCGGGCCAGCAGACCAGCCAGTATGTGGGTGTGCCCCCCAATGCCTTGCCGTCATTCCCCAACGCCATGGGCGTGCCCCCGGTGTCATCACAGCAGCAACAGGCAATGGGTCAGGGGGAGAAGAAACCCTATTCATGCACTCTCTGCtgtaaaacctttactgcaaaacagaactACGTCAAACATATGTTTGTGCATACGG GAGAGAAGCCTCACCAGTGCAGCATCTGCTGGCGCTCGTTCTCCTTGAAGGATTACTTAATCAAACACATGGTAACCCACACCGGAGTGCGGGCCTACCAGTGCAGCATTTGCAACAAGCGCTTCACCCAAAAGAGCTCTCTCAACGTTCACATGCGGCTGCACCGCGGCGAGAAGTCCTATGAGTGCGTCATCTGCAAGAAAAAGTTCTCCCACAAAACCTTGCTGGAGCGCCACATGGCCTTGCATAGCACCGGCAGCGCCATCGTGGGGCTGACGGGGGCCGGCGGTCCTCCCGGCCCCGTCTCCATCCCCATCACCCTCCCCATGGCCGTTCCCGAGCCCGGCGCCGGAGTGGTGGCCCTGGCCATGCCCGTGAGTGGAGGCGCAGGCGAGGGCCCCGTTGTTGGCACGGGAGTGGGCGTGGCCGCCGAGGCGGGCTGCCAAGAAGGGACCACCTACATGTGTTCTGTCTGCCCCGTCAAGTTCGACCAAATGGAGCACTTCAACGACCACATGCGGATGCATGTCTCTGACGGATAA